In the Leguminivora glycinivorella isolate SPB_JAAS2020 chromosome 14, LegGlyc_1.1, whole genome shotgun sequence genome, one interval contains:
- the LOC125233574 gene encoding uncharacterized protein LOC125233574: MVTLCYADDTLVAVRGRELEEVLRRAAVATELTVHRIGLLGLRVAIAKTEAMVLGGVRRWRLQANTALRVEGQSVQVKANIKYLGLVLDRKWTFEEHFARLAPRLVGAASALGNLLPNLGGPNAPCRRLFAGVVRSMALYGAPIWAGRLRERTKALLRRPQRVVAQRAVRAYRTTSHADWLGRRRGVLTYRLTQVVTGHGCFGHYLHRIGREPSTQCLDCGVEDDTAQHTLEECSRWAVERAALVAATGLVDLSLHSVIGAMLSSERRWDAVASFCEDVMSQKEAAEREREAAADALPLRRRRQGRRRRAFLRHDP; encoded by the exons ATGGTCACGCTGTGTTATGCGGATGACACACTGGTGGCTGTGCGAGGGCGGGAGTTGGAGGAGGTTCTCAGGAGGGCGGCGGTGGCGACGGAGCTCACCGTCCACCGCATCGGGCTCCTCGGGCTGCGGGTCGCCATCGCAAAGACCGAAGCCATGGTCCTGGGGGGCGTGAGGCGGTGGAGGCTACAGGCAAACACGGCGCTGAGGGTGGAGGGCCAGTCTGTCCAGGTCAAGGCCAACATAAAATACTTGGGCCTTGTCCTGGACAGAAAGTGGACTTTTGAGGAGCACTTCGCAAGACTCGCTCCTCGTCTCGTGGGTGCTGCCTCGGCGCTGGGCAATCTGCTGCCCAACTTGGGAGGGCCGAACGCCCCCTGCAGGCGGCTGTTCGCGGGGGTCGTCCGGAGTATGGCGCTCTACGGAGCGCCAATCTGGGCCGGAAGGCTGCGAGAACGCACCAAGGCGTTACTCCGTCGGCCCCAGAGGGTCGTGGCCCAAAGGGCAGTCAGGGCCTACCGCACCACTTCCCATGCC GACTGGCTAGGAAGAAGGAGGGGGGTCCTCACGTACCGGTTGACTCAGGTGGTGACCGGGCACGGGTGCTTTGGACACTACCTGCACCGGATAGGGAGAGAGCCGAGCACCCAGTGCCTGGACTGCGGTGTGGAGGACGATACGGCCCAGCACACCCTTGAGGAGTGTAGTCGCTGGGCCGTGGAAAGGGCTGCGCTGGTCGCAGCCACAGGACTGGTGGACCTCTCGCTGCACAGCGTCATAGGGGCGATGCTGAGCAGCGAGAGAAGATGGGATGCGGTGGCCTCCTTCTGTGAAGACGTCATGTCACAGAAGGAGGCGGCGGAGAGAGAGCGCGAAGCTGCGGCTGACGCGCTGCCTCTCCGTCGAAGACGGCAGGGTCGAAGGCGACGAGCATTCTTGCGCCACGACCCTTAG